One genomic segment of Candidatus Poribacteria bacterium includes these proteins:
- a CDS encoding GNAT family N-acetyltransferase has product MKNYSVRMIRENMDNIPQFPIPDGFAIRNYRRDEGHIWTRILQAAEPYIDIDDGLFNREFGHYLSVMEDRSFYLTTDAGEEIGTTTAWWQDMNGEVWGQIHWVAVHPDYQGNGLSKPLMSVAMERLKQSHECCFLGTSTGRMAAIKVYLDFGFIPDLSYENSKEAWTEVASVLDYPILREFAS; this is encoded by the coding sequence ATGAAGAACTATAGCGTTAGAATGATTCGTGAGAACATGGACAATATCCCGCAATTTCCGATTCCAGACGGATTTGCAATCCGAAATTATCGTCGGGATGAGGGACATATCTGGACACGGATTCTGCAAGCTGCGGAACCCTACATTGACATTGACGATGGACTTTTTAATCGTGAGTTCGGACACTATCTCTCAGTGATGGAGGATAGAAGTTTTTACCTAACCACGGACGCAGGCGAGGAAATAGGAACAACCACGGCATGGTGGCAAGATATGAATGGAGAGGTGTGGGGACAGATCCACTGGGTCGCGGTCCATCCCGACTACCAAGGAAACGGACTTTCCAAACCGCTGATGTCTGTAGCGATGGAGCGTCTTAAACAGTCTCACGAGTGCTGTTTTCTCGGCACGTCAACCGGGCGTATGGCAGCAATCAAAGTTTATCTTGACTTCGGCTTCATACCAGACCTTTCATACGAGAATAGCAAAGAAGCTTGGACGGAAGTCGCATCCGTTTTAGATTATCCAATTTTGAGGGAGTTTGCGAGTTAA
- a CDS encoding DUF488 domain-containing protein, which produces MEKSPAHTPIYTIGYGSRSIAELIEVLHQHEIAYLIDVRSAPYSRYKPEFSKAQLAKELEQHDIRYVFMGDTLGGRPDDETCYVNGKLDYEKVKEREYYQHGIERLHTAFLQQYSVALMCSEGKPEECHRCKLIGATLTTQEIPVIHIDENDEPVSQEQVIERLTGGQLSMFGEETFHSRKKYT; this is translated from the coding sequence ATGGAAAAATCGCCTGCCCACACCCCAATCTATACCATAGGTTACGGAAGTCGTTCGATTGCGGAACTCATCGAAGTGCTACATCAGCATGAGATCGCTTACCTCATCGATGTCCGTTCTGCCCCCTACTCGCGCTATAAGCCGGAATTCTCGAAAGCACAACTCGCGAAGGAACTCGAACAGCACGACATCCGCTACGTGTTCATGGGAGATACACTCGGCGGTAGACCTGACGATGAAACGTGTTACGTCAACGGGAAACTTGACTATGAAAAGGTCAAGGAGAGGGAGTACTACCAACACGGTATCGAACGCCTGCACACTGCATTCTTGCAGCAATACTCTGTTGCCTTGATGTGCAGTGAAGGGAAGCCGGAGGAGTGTCACAGATGCAAACTCATCGGGGCAACCCTTACAACACAGGAGATACCGGTCATCCATATCGACGAAAATGACGAGCCAGTGTCGCAGGAGCAAGTCATTGAACGTCTGACAGGCGGGCAATTGTCGATGTTCGGGGAAGAGACGTTTCATTCTCGGAAAAAATACACTTAA
- a CDS encoding DUF488 domain-containing protein, which translates to MKIKIVTIGVYGFDESSFFDALCKAEVDTFCDIRNRRGLRGATYAFANSARLQARLSEFGIRYIHRKDLGPTKTVRDKQAAADKASKTAKRKRIRLGEAFIAAYHTECLAEFEPQGLLDELESDAKVVALFCVETAPEACHRSLVAAKLAKTLDLEVEDILP; encoded by the coding sequence ATGAAAATCAAAATTGTCACCATCGGCGTATACGGCTTTGACGAATCCAGTTTTTTTGACGCACTCTGCAAGGCAGAGGTCGATACGTTTTGTGATATTCGCAATCGGCGCGGTCTCCGCGGTGCGACTTATGCATTCGCCAACAGTGCGAGATTGCAAGCGCGTCTGTCAGAATTCGGCATCCGATATATCCATCGAAAAGACCTCGGTCCGACGAAAACCGTTCGAGACAAACAGGCCGCAGCTGATAAAGCAAGCAAAACCGCTAAACGCAAACGCATCAGATTGGGGGAAGCATTTATTGCAGCATATCACACCGAATGCCTTGCCGAATTTGAGCCCCAAGGTCTGCTGGATGAACTGGAATCGGATGCCAAAGTCGTTGCCCTCTTTTGTGTGGAAACCGCACCGGAGGCATGTCACCGCTCATTGGTAGCGGCTAAACTGGCGAAAACACTCGATTTGGAGGTCGAAGACATTTTACCGTGA